Within Marinilabiliales bacterium, the genomic segment ATTCATATTCACGTGAACCCCAAGTTATTATTCTTGATTTCGATGACACAAATACAAATACACACGGCCAGCAGGAACTCTCTTTATTTTACCATTATTATGACGAGCATTGCTACATGCCTCTTCATATTTATGAAGGCCTCTCCGGTAAGTTGATTACAACCATATTGAAACCGGGCCGTCGTAGCAAGCAGGCTGAAACAGGCAATTTGTTTATAAAGATCATAAAGTAACTGCGTAAAAGATGGTCCAATACTACTGTCATTATTCGCGGCGACAGTCATTTTACCTCGGGTGATCTTATGGACTGGTGTCCTTATAAGGATAAAGTTAATTTAAAACTGGTTTAACCGGCAATGCCAAACTCGATTTGCCGATGCCCTCGTTAGAGCAGAACTCACGAACACTCAAACCTGATTCTTTGTAACGCCTGATTGAATCTCTTATGGCTTCCTGGGTAATCATAGATAAGTTTTACCCTCAAAAATAGATGCCACCGGATTCTTTAACAATATTAACTACGCCGAATGCTTACAAAGGATCCTTGAGGATGAAAGGGCCTATGAGATGATCAGGCGTTTGCTTCCTCAGGAACCAGACCTGCAAAATGTACCGTAACCGGAAATGGAAAATATAAAATGCTGAAAACTGAATATATAGCACATGAGGTCAACTTATTTTTGATTGAAGTCATGTGATTTATTACAAGTGCGAAACTTTGATTATTTAAATATCAAACAATACAATTATAGGGTTATTATAATCAGGTATTTCAAGGAGGCTTGCTTTTTCTTTTTCTGTCAAGTTTATTTTACCATCAGAAACCAGTTTCTTAAAAATCGAAATTTGAGTTTCATGAATTATGGCAATCATTTGATTATTATTTAATTGAATAAATTCCGGATTTATGAATGTTAAATCATCAATAAATCTACTGGTGCATATTGTTTTGTTTGAATCAAAATAATGAAAAGTTTGATATCTTCTCATTCCTATATTGAAATTGAAAAAGCAAAGTTTTTCATTCTCCGAATACTTTCTTATAAGAAATAGCTTTTCAATTCCTGATGCCATCGGGTGCAAACGACTGGTATTAATCTCTGATAACTCTTTACTTGTTATTTTATATCGATTTGTACGTAATTGGATAAACGGTTTAGCTTCTTTTTCACTTATAGAATAAATAGTTTCAGTATATGGCATGAAAAACCGGGTATTATTCTGCCATTGGAAGAAATGCCCTCCCATGAAAAATTGCATAGCATCCATGTAAATTCCTGTATTTTCAACCAGTGTAGTAATTTCCTTACCTTCCCGATCAAATAAATAAATTAGATTCTCATCAGGATTATTTATTCTGTGGGGGTTCCGATAGAATACAAGATGGTTTTCTGTGATTAGAAAAGTTTGAAAGCCATGATCAAAAGTGATCTTGCCGGTAAATTTTCCATGATAATCGTAAAAATTCAATTTTCTACCATCATATATTGCAACTCTTTTCTCAATTGTATCGACATCAAAATCAACTGCGTACATGTATTCCCCAGGACCTCTTCCTATGTTTCCAACACTGCTTATGAAGGAACCATCTTTAGAAAACAAATAAACTTTTCTTGTCTTCATTCTGTCAAAACAGAAGAATATTTCATCCTTAAATTTTATATTACTGATATTGCCCAGAACCACGTTCTCTTTTGTTTCAAGGGGTATAATATGAAAGCCAGAAAATAACTCAGAAAAATATACTGCTTCATCAGATATTAGGGTTTCAATATCCAAATTTATAAAGCCATTTCCTATTTCAGATTCTTCCATTTTAACTGAGCAGGAATAAATGGATATTATGAGCGAAAGGCCAAAAAAAAACCTGTATGTCATAAGTAAAAGATTTTATTTGAAAGAGTCAGTTGTTGAAGTATATTGGTATCATTTCAAAGATTAAACTTAATACTCTGAAATGATACCAAATATTTTAACTATCAGAAAATAGGTTACCCACAGACTGTTATACCACCACTAGAGTATTTAAGTGTCA encodes:
- a CDS encoding 6-bladed beta-propeller, which produces MTYRFFFGLSLIISIYSCSVKMEESEIGNGFINLDIETLISDEAVYFSELFSGFHIIPLETKENVVLGNISNIKFKDEIFFCFDRMKTRKVYLFSKDGSFISSVGNIGRGPGEYMYAVDFDVDTIEKRVAIYDGRKLNFYDYHGKFTGKITFDHGFQTFLITENHLVFYRNPHRINNPDENLIYLFDREGKEITTLVENTGIYMDAMQFFMGGHFFQWQNNTRFFMPYTETIYSISEKEAKPFIQLRTNRYKITSKELSEINTSRLHPMASGIEKLFLIRKYSENEKLCFFNFNIGMRRYQTFHYFDSNKTICTSRFIDDLTFINPEFIQLNNNQMIAIIHETQISIFKKLVSDGKINLTEKEKASLLEIPDYNNPIIVLFDI